A DNA window from Zingiber officinale cultivar Zhangliang chromosome 3A, Zo_v1.1, whole genome shotgun sequence contains the following coding sequences:
- the LOC122054001 gene encoding nudix hydrolase 16, mitochondrial-like, translating to MCDLVARTGRHQQRYEAGCRLVAGCIPFRYKSCDISDDKHNIEVEVLMINSPSGPGLLFPKGGWENDETVEEAAVREALEEAGVKGDIVSFLGDYLFKSKTLQDEFSPEGLCKAAVFALQVREELESWPEQSTRYRSWVTLPEAVEQCRHPWMRDALIEGFSKWLEGIQTRPEGEENGKSEEDANLNDKRQPFLKV from the exons ATGTGCGATTTGGTGGCCCGCACCGGTCGACATCAGCAGCGATACGAGGCCGGTTGTCGCCTTGTTGCCGG GTGTATCCCATTTAGATATAAAAGCTGTGATATTTCTGATGACAAACATAATATCGAAGTTGAAGTTCTCATGATTAACTCACCTAGTGGACCAGGCCTCTTATTTCCAAAG GGAGGATGGGAAAATGATGAAACTGTTGAAGAGGCAGCTGTGCGAGAAGCCCTTGAAGAAGCAGGAGTTAAAGGGGATATAGTG TCATTCTTGGGGGACTATCTCTTCAAAAGCAAAACCCTGCAAGATGAATTCAGTCCAGAAGGTTTGTGCAAAGCTGCAGTATTTGCTCTACAAGTGAGAGAGGAGCTAGAGTCGTGGCCAGAGCAAAGCACCCGTTACAGGTCTTGGGTTACCTTACCTGAAGCTGTGGAGCAATGTAGACATCCTTGGATGCGAGATGCTCTTATTGAGGGATTCTCAAAATGGCTTGAGGGTATACAAACAAGGCCTGAAGGTGAAGAGAATGGCAAATCGGAAGAGGATGCCAACTTAAACGATAAAAGACAACCTTTTCTGAAAGTTTAA